CTGCTCCTCGCGGTGGTCGAGCAGGGCGACCAGGAGCCCGGTGCGGTCGCCGAAGCGCCGGAAGACGGTCCCTTTGCCGACGCCTGCCGCCGTGGCCACCGCGTCCATGGTCAGTTGCGCGGCGCCGCATCCCGCCATCAGTTGTGAGGCGGCCTCCAGGAGCCGCGTGCGGTTGCGCGCCGCATCGGCCCTGAGCGACGGCGGCTCGCCCACCGGGGTGAGGGCGAGCTCGATCGACCCGCCCGGTCTGTCGGGCGAGGGGAGGGGAGGGAGAACGGAGCCGGTCATGAATCCAGCGTAGCGCCCCGAGCCGCTAAGTGGACCGCGGTCCGGATTGGTGGTACAACTTTAAACGGACCCCGGTCCGATTGCGTCGTTATCCGTATCTGAGAGTCCCGCCCCCACTTTTCAGGAGTTCCGCCATGTCTGTACGCATCGTCGCCCTCGTCGGCAGCCTCCGCGCCGGCTCGCACAATCGCCAGCTCGCCGAGGCCGCCGCCAAGCACGCGCCCGCAGGTGTGGACGTCGAGCTGTTCGAAGGTCTTGCGGACGTGCCCTTCTACAACGAGGACGTCGACGTCGAGGGCGGCGTCCCGGCTGCCGCGACCCGTCTGCGCGAGGCCGCAGGAAGCGCCGACGCCTTCCTCCTCTTCTCGCCGGAGTACAACGGCACCATGCCCGCCGTGCTCAAGAACGCGATCGACTGGCTGTCCCGCCCGTACGGCGCCGGCGCAATCTCCGGCAAGCCGGTCGCCGTCGTGGGCACCGCTTTCGGTCAGTACGGCGGTGTGTGGGCGCAGGACGACGCACGCAAGGCCGCGGGCATCGCGGGCGGCGTGGTCGTGGAGGACGTCAAGCTGTCCATCCCCGCATCCCTGACCCGCTTCGCCGAGATCCACCCGGCGGACGACACTGAGGTGGTCACCGCCCTTACCGAGGTCGTCGCCCGCCTCACCCAGCAGGCCACGCCCGCCGCTGCCTGACACCTCCCGCGTCGACCGCGCACAGCCCCGACCGCGCACAGCCCCGACCGGGCCCGCCCCGGTCGGGGCTACACGCAGTCGACGTGGTGCGTGTGCGGCCGGTCCGGGCAGGTGAGGCACTCGAAGAGGCAGACCCCGCCCATGTCACCGAACATCATCCCCCCGTGTTCGAGGCGCACCGCGCGGTCCTCAACAGGAGTCCAGGCCCGCGAGGGCTCGGCGTCGCCCTCGTCGCTCTCGAACGTCAGCAGGTGCTCCATCGGCCCATCGCACCGCGTGCAGACCGCGGGCTGCGGGTCCTGCCCCCAGCCGGGGTACCCGCCCAGCTTCGTGCCGGGCGCGGTGGACAG
The window above is part of the Streptomyces venezuelae genome. Proteins encoded here:
- a CDS encoding NAD(P)H-dependent oxidoreductase; the protein is MSVRIVALVGSLRAGSHNRQLAEAAAKHAPAGVDVELFEGLADVPFYNEDVDVEGGVPAAATRLREAAGSADAFLLFSPEYNGTMPAVLKNAIDWLSRPYGAGAISGKPVAVVGTAFGQYGGVWAQDDARKAAGIAGGVVVEDVKLSIPASLTRFAEIHPADDTEVVTALTEVVARLTQQATPAAA